One stretch of Equus przewalskii isolate Varuska chromosome 9, EquPr2, whole genome shotgun sequence DNA includes these proteins:
- the CACNG8 gene encoding LOW QUALITY PROTEIN: voltage-dependent calcium channel gamma-8 subunit (The sequence of the model RefSeq protein was modified relative to this genomic sequence to represent the inferred CDS: inserted 1 base in 1 codon): MTIAISTDYWLYTRAFICNTTNLTAGDDGPPHRGGSGSSEKKDPGGLTHSGLWRICCLEGLKRGVCVKINHFPEDTDYDHDSAEYLLRVVRASSIFPILSAILLLLGGVCVAASRVYKSKRNIILGAGILFVAAGLSNIIGVIVYISANAGEPGPKRDEEKKNHYSYGWSFYFGGLSFILAEVIGVLAVNIYIERSREAHCQSRSDLLKAGGGAGGSGGSGPSAILRLPSYRFRYRRRSRSSSRSSEPSPSRDASPGGAGGPGFASTDISMYTLSRDPSKGSVAAGLAGAGGGGGXAYGGAAGGAGGGGGGGGGGGAGAERDRGGGPGFLTLHNAFPKEAGGGVTVTVTGPPAAPAPAPPAPAAPAPGTLAKEAAASNTNTLNRKTTPV, translated from the exons ATGACCATCGCCATCAGCACCGACTACTGGCTCTACACGCGCGCCTTCATCTGTAACACCACCAACCTCACGGCCGGCGACGACGGGCCGCCCCACCGCGGGGGCAGCGGCTCCTCCGAGAAGAAGGACCCCGGCGGCCTCACCCACTCGGGCCTCTGGAGGATCTGCTGCCTGGAAG GGTTGAAAAGAGGCGTCTGCGTGAAGATCAACCATTTCCCGGAGGACACGGACTACGACCATGACAGCGCGGAGTATCTGCTCC GAGTCGTCCGAGCCTCCAGCATCTTCCCCATCCTCAGCGCCATCCTGCTGCTGCTCGGGGGCGTGTGCGTGGCGGCCTCCCGGGTCTACAAGTCCAAGAGAAACATCATTCTGGGCGCAGGGATCCTGTTCGTGGCAGCAG GCCTGAGCAACATCATCGGCGTGATCGTGTACATCTCGGCCAACGCGGGCGAGCCGGGCCCGAAGCGGGACGAGGAGAAGAAGAACCATTACTCGTACGGCTGGTCCTTCTACTTCGGCGGGCTGTCGTTCATCCTGGCCGAGGTGATCGGCGTGCTGGCCGTCAACATCTACATCGAGCGCAGCCGCGAGGCGCACTGCCAGTCTCGCTCGGACCTGCTCAAGgccggcgggggcgcgggcggcaGTGGCGGGAGCGGCCCCTCGGCCATCCTCCGTCTGCCCAGTTACCGCTTCCGCTACCGCCGCCGCTCCCGCTCTAGCTCCCGCTCCAGCGAGCCGTCGCCGTCGCGGGACGCGTCTCCCGGCGGCGCCGGGGGCCCGGGCTTCGCCTCCACGGACATCTCCATGTACACGCTCAGCCGCGACCCGTCCAAGGGCAGCGTGGCCGCGGGGCTGGCgggggccggcggcggcggcg gcgcgtaCGGCGGcgcggcggggggcgcggggggcggcggcggcggcggcggcggcggcggggcgggcgccGAGCGGGACCGCGGGGGGGGGCCCGGCTTCCTCACGCTGCACAACGCCTTCCCCAAGGAGGCGGGCGGCGGCGTCACGGTCACGGTCACCGGgccgcccgccgcgcccgcccccgcgccgcccgcgcccgccgcgcccgccccCGGGACCCTGGCCAAGGAGGCCGCCGCCTCCAATACCAACACGCTCAACAGGAAAACCACGCCCGTGTAG